Proteins from one Mus pahari chromosome 10, PAHARI_EIJ_v1.1, whole genome shotgun sequence genomic window:
- the Lyzl4 gene encoding lysozyme-like protein 4: protein MRLYLVLLLISYLLTPIGAPILGRCTVAKMLYDGGLNYFEGYSLENWVCLAYFESKFNPSAVYEDSEDGSTGFGLFQIRDNEWCDHGKNLCSVSCTALLNPNLKDTIECAKKIVKGKHGMGAWPVWSKNCQLSDILDRWLDGCDL, encoded by the exons ATGAGGCTGTACCTGGTGCTTCTCCTCATCAGTTACTTGCTGACTCCGATTGGTGCTCCCATCTTGGGGCGCTGCACGGTGGCTAAGATGCTCTATGATGGGGGCTTGAATTATTTTGAGGGCTATAGCCTTGAAAACT GggtgtgcctggcttattttgaGAGCAAGTTCAACCCCTCAGCTGTCTATGAGGACTCAGAAGATGGCTCCACCGGCTTCGGCCTCTTTCAGATTCGTGACAATGAATGGTGCGACCACGGCAAGAACCTCTGCAGTGTATCCTGCACtg CTTTACTGAATCCAAACTTAAAGGATACAATCGAGTGTGCCAAGAAAATCGTGAAAGGAAAACATGGGATGGGAGCATG GCCCGTCTGGTCCAAGAACTGCCAGCTGTCTGACATTCTGGATCGGTGGCTGGACGGCTGTGATCTGTAG